A single genomic interval of Oreochromis aureus strain Israel breed Guangdong linkage group 12, ZZ_aureus, whole genome shotgun sequence harbors:
- the rusc2 gene encoding iporin isoform X2 → MDSPPKLSGETLIVHHIPLVHCQVSGRRQGGCGSSMKRTNPFSPPENLGLSRTTSLPERDVLQREALLYSSLIQTSSGSWSSHNGGRERKGGGRGGSTASDDSSFASSNSEDQLITAHTLPRAKPRNRNPLRHNPFLLNTEEDEDDEGEEDDGDNLSGYLEDSSFHLHSDTHSALDDGLTPFHLHDLGFASQPFLLHSSVGGSSGESLRGGASDLSNHLEDLDMLELTSQRRHGSSGSNMSMDCGDQDWGDDDEEDEDHPMRCGRSSKTGSYSSSSSTQHCSCCTLSQNYPRHFPEAFSEPFLECQQGYGSDSSCNSSDGVLVNFSAIYNKMNNSVPEKPPVSGPTNLNSSIDHSCTSSASDLPGNRDSTGGAFYLDLHTSPTEPPLSHQLGNTFPLIREPRLSSSSTCSCSVEHQGALDLDANCNSYHPPHAGSSGDLASCLQSQARLVVATQNYYKLVTCDLSSQSSPSPAGSSVHSCSDEHSKDSPTPTQPSEYFLFRQQAHEEGVEEEDEEGETSRRDDDDDDNDNDEDEEKKKNEQGASGAKTGPAVIEGQVYVNISPPMSGRGVIGASAGSRPRSRSYDRNLDKSPSPRLGSLERMLSCPVRLSEGAAATPPPPPRVTSFAEIARSKRRNGGAGGSPSVKAASDAISSHSHSSVDFSPILEQRVEADSQALSPVPFTRCYSQGSIERHLEGGRETRAKAEGGLSSSADSRSAVVRYSKDQRPTTLPIQPFTFHHQFAAKAPQPKPLAPLLTGYISSMQARSSLGSGSGSGGPVGEDSDDAAEKVHSFQGSLITTAPPPGLVRPSPLGSYSPVRLQGAPSSGTCSTCTPSPKPTHSLSCPLSAGLGPLQTPSTIKQVGASAPLPTTPPPSSLGLKRGAVPPMLPAVQGHCFHRGGLPGLPALHSDTLSPLGCLDSAKHEEGNKGHAARTHNAVGQSAKLQQSYSDFLSDYFSLTEKPPEEFCLSPDASTSSSLCSSSQSHISVDLTQKRALVKAVNTAVDLIVAHFGTSRDPDVKAKLGNSWVSPNVGHLILKYLCPALRDVLQDGLKAYVLDLIIGQRRCQPWSLVEASTQLGPSTRVLHNLFSKVSQYSELTSHSMRLNAFIFGLLNLKSLEFWFNHLYTHEDIIAAYYSPWGFLPLSQGPCQPLFEELLLLLQPLSLLPFDLDLLFEPHLLQKGQEQLRRKEQLCSAGQSIDQSKCSTFQLMRGWSNTVSEMVKDSSAEVKKEKAGLKREGTWPRMEGVGSRREAAAGKSMLRKEGVTAQSMTARPDSIGTVKEVGFAHLWKERGVEGRRVKGVGQESHGECEDTKEKDKRKEKDRFPADEGRQRQDRQAGWWYQLMQSSQVYIDQSTEGTKFVKTEKRKKSSERRQGQIPPTREGVVEGAEATQEGEGGKSSSSSSLSGDSSGSRGRPSWMGSPPESVLNQENHTNPLEVTGTGSHDGAQDESPSQGQSLRWSRLFGSSVGSPSKAEGGEQRPKTQKTRPPSGWLGLDRSVLDFVALTIGAGPGKKAELPATPTRTQSTAPPASTYPAEAKLRSTCEVRALCHHIATEPGQLSFNKGDILRVLSKADPDWLLCSLGSTQGLVPIVYVTLNSMEDSQDAPGFGQC, encoded by the exons ATGGACAGCCCTCCTAAACTGTCTGGTGAGACGCTGATTGTGCATCACATTCCCCTGGTGCACTGTCAGGTGTCGGGTAGGCGGCAGGGTGGCTGCGGGAGCTCAATGAAGAGGACCAACCCTTTTAGCCCACCAGAGAACCTGGGCTTGAGTCGCACCACTTCCCTTCCGGAAAGAGACGTCCTCCAGAGAGAAGCTCTCCTCTACAGCAGCCTGATCCAGACCTCTAGTGGCTCCTGGTCCTCCCACaatggaggaagagaaagaaagggtGGCGGGAGAGGCGGCAGCACAGCCAGCGATGATTCATCATTTGCCTCGAGCAATTCGGAGGACCAGCTGATTACAGCGCACACATTACCCAGAGCCAAACCGAGGAACAGGAATCCATTGCGTCACAATCCTTTTCTGTTGAATACCGAAGAGGATGAGGATGACGAAGGGGAGGAAGATGACGGTGACAACCTCAGTGGTTACCTTGAAGACTCTTCCTTTCACCTTCACAGTGACACTCACTCTGCTCTCGATGACGGTTTGACTCCCTTTCATTTGCATGACCTTGGCTTTGCTTCCCAGCCCTTCCTCCTTCACAGCTCAGTGGGAGGAAGTAGTGGGGAGTCCCTGAGAGGTGGCGCCTCGGATCTTTCTAACCACCTAGAAGACCTCGACATGTTGGAACTTACCAGTCAACGGCGCCATGGAAGCAGTGGCTCCAACATGTCGATGGACTGCGGAGATCAAGATTGGGGTGATGATGACGAAGAAGACGAAGATCATCCGATGAGGTGTGGGAGAAGCAGCAAGACGGGCTCCTACTCTTCCAGCTCTTCCACCCAGCACTGCTCCTGCTGTACTCTCTCCCAGAATTACCCTCGGCACTTCCCCGAGGCGTTCTCCGAGCCGTTCTTAGAGTGCCAGCAAGGCTACGGCAGCGACTCCTCCTGCAACAGCTCCGATGGTGTGCTCGTCAACTTCAGTGCCATCTACAACAAGATGAACAACAGCGTCCCAGAGAAGCCACCAGTGTCTGGTCCCACCAACCTCAACAGCTCCATCGACCACTCCTGCACCTCATCTGCTTCCGATCTACCAGGAAACCGAGACTCAACTGGAGGGGCTTTCTATTTGGACCTTCACACTTCTCCAACCGAACCTCCCCTATCTCATCAACTCGGAAACACATTCCCTCTCATCCGTGAACCACGCCTATCCTCTTCCTCCACCTGTTCCTGCTCAGTGGAGCACCAGGGGGCTCTTGACCTCGATGCCAACTGCAACTCCTACCACCCTCCTCACGCAGGGTCCTCTGGCGACCTCGCTTCCTGTCTCCAGAGTCAGGCACGACTGGTCGTCGCCACCCAGAACTACTACAAACTGGTCACATGCGACCTTTCATCGCAGTCGTCCCCTAGTCCCGCgggctcctcggttcacagttgCTCAGACGAACACAGCAAAGACAGCCCCACCCCCACTCAGCCGAGTGAATACTTCCTCTTCAGGCAGCAAGCTCATGAAGAAGGagtggaggaagaggatgaagagggAGAGACATCTAGG CgggatgatgatgacgatgataatgacaatgatgaggatgaggagaagaagaagaatgagcaGGGAGCTAGTGGAGCTAAAACTGGTCCTGCTGTGATTGAAGGCCAGGTGTATGTCAACATTTCTCCTCCTATGTCTGGTCGGGGTGTTATTGGAGCGTCTGCAGGAAGCCGTCCACGTTCTCGCAGCTACGATCGCAACCTGGACAAGTCTCCGTCTCCACGGCTCGGCTCACTGGAGCGTATGCTGAGCTGCCCCGTCCGGCTCAGCGAGGGCGCTGCCGCgaccccacctcctcctccgaGGGTCACCTCCTTCGCAGAGATCGCTAGAAGCAAACGGAGAAATGGAGGAGCGGGTGGATCGCCCTCGGTGAAGGCTGCTTCAGACGCCATCTCCTCTCACTCGCACTCCTCAGTGGACTTTTCTCCGATCCTGGAGCAACGTGTCGAGGCTGACAGTCAGGCCCTGTCGCCTGTACCCTTTACCAGATGTTACAGTCAAGGCAGCATAGAGCGACACCTGGAAGGGGGGAGAGAAACCCGGGCCAAGGCAGAAG GTGGTCTCTCCAGTTCTGCAGACAGCCGCTCGGCGGTGGTCCGCTACAGTAAGGACCAGCGGCCCACAACCCTTCCCATCCAGCCCTTTACCTTCCACCACCAGTTTGCAGCTAAAGCCCCCCAGCCCAAGCCCCTGGCGCCCCTGCTCACAGGCTACATCTCAAGCATGCAGGCCCGCTCCAGCTTGGGCTCAGGGTCTGGGTCTGGAGGTCCAGTCGGGGAGGACAGCGACGACGCAGCTGAGAAAGTGCACAGCTTCCAGGGTTCTCTCATCACAACGGCTCCTCCTCCTGGATTGGTTAGGCCCTCGCCTCTTGGGAGCTACTCCCCGGTCCGCCTCCAGGGAGCACCCAGCTCCGGGACCTGCTCCACCTGCACCCCCAGCCCTAAGCCAACGCACAGCCTCTCCTGCCCGCTTTCAGCCGGCCTCGGCCCCCTGCAGACCCCGTCCACGATAAAACAGGTGGGGGCATCAGCGCCGTTACCAACTACTCCTCCTCCTTCATCGCTGGGGCTGAAGAGAGGGGCGGTGCCACCAATGCTGCCAGCAGTGCAGGGACACTGTTTCCACCGTGGAGGGCTGCCCGGCTTACCAGCACTTCACAGTGACACTCTGAGCCCACTGGGCTGCCTCGACTCTGCAAAGCACGAGGAGGGAAACAAAGGACACGCAGCCAGGACGCATAATG CAGTGGGCCAATCAGCTAAGCTGCAGCAGAGCTACAGCGACTTCCTGTCCGACTACTTTTCCCTGACAGAGAAGCCGCCTGAGGAGTTCTGCCTCTCCCCGGacgcctccacctcctcctctttgtGCTCGTCCTCGCAGTCTCACATCTCTGTTGACCTGACGCAGAAGAGAG CTCTGGTGAAAGCCGTGAACACTGCAGTGGATCTGATTGTGGCTCACTTCGGCACCAGCAGAGACCCCGATGTAAAG GCAAAGCTCGGGAACAGCTGGGTGAGTCCCAACGTGGGTCACCTCATCCTGAAGTATCTGTGTCCGGCTCTACGTGACGTGCTGCAGGACGGTCTGAAGGCCTACGTGCTGGACCTGATCATTGGACAGCGCCGCTGTCAGCCCTGGAGCCTCGTGGAGGCGTCCACACAGCTGG GCCCGTCCACACGTGTTCTCCACAACCTGTTCTCAAAGGTGAGCCAGTACTCGGAGCTCACGAGCCACAGCATGAGACTCAATGCCTTCATCTTCGGCCTGCTCAA tcTGAAATCTTTGGAATTCTGGTTCAATCACCTCTACACGCATGAAG ATATTATTGCCGCATACTACAGCCCTTGGGGTTTCCTTCCCCTGTCACAGGGGCCGTGTCAGCCCCTCTTTGAGgagctcctcctcctgctgcagcctctgtcACTGCTCCCCTTTGACCTGGACCTGCTGTTTGAACCACATCTCCTCCAAAAGGGACAAGAGCAGCTTCGTCGCAAAGAGCAGCTCTGCTCTGCAGGCCAGAGCATCGACCAGTCGAAGTGCTCCACCTTCCAGCTCATGAGGGGGTGGAGCAACACCGTCAGTGAAATGGTCAAGGACTCAAGCGCAGAGGTGAAGAAAGAGAAGGCGGGGCTCAAGCGAGAGGGAACATGGCCAAGGATGGAAGGAGTTGGATCGAGAAGAGAGGCAGCAGCGGGGAAATCGATGCTGAGGAAAGAGGGCGTTACAGCTCAGAGCATGACAGCTAGGCCTGATAGCATAGGGACAGTGAAGGAAGTAGGGTTTGCACATTTATGGAAGGAGAGGGGGGTCGAAGGGCGGAGGGTGAAAGGTGTAGGGCAGGAGAGCCATGGAGAATGTGAAGATACAAAGGAGAAGgacaaaaggaaggaaaaagacAGATTTCCTGCAGATGAAGGGCGTCAGCGGCAAGACAGGCAGGCCGGCTGGTGGTACCAGCTCATGCAGTCCTCCCAGGTCTACATCGACCAATCCACAGAGGGGACAAAGTTTGTTAAGAccgagaagaggaagaagtcatCAGAGAGACGACAGGGCCAAATCCCACCCACAAGAGAGGGCGTGGTGGAGGGAGCGGAGGCCACTCAGGAAGGTGAGGGTgggaagagcagcagcagcagtagcttGAGCGGGGACTCGTCTGGATCCAGGGGGCGGCCTTCATGGATGGGCAGCCCCCCAGAGTCTGTCCTCAACCAGGAGAATCATACCAACCCTCTGGAGGTCACGGGGACTGGGAGCCATGACGGAGCCCAGGATGAGAGCCCCTCACAGGGACAGAGTCTGCGCTGGAGCAGGCTCTTTGGCTCTAGTGTCGGTTCTCCCTCAAAAGCAGAAGGAGGTGAACAGAGGCCAAAAACCCAAAAGACCAG aCCTCCATCGGGTTGGCTCGGCTTGGATCGGTCTGTTCTAGACTTTGTAGCTTTGACCATTGGAGCAGGCCCCGGGAAAAAGGCGGAGCTTCCTGCCACACCAACTCGCACCCAAAGTACAGCTCCACCAGCGTCGACGTACCCAGCTGAAGCCAAACTACGGTCCACCTG TGAAGTACGAGCACTGTGCCACCACATCGCCACTGAGCCCGGACAGCTGAGCTTCAACAAGGGCGACATCCTGCGCGTTCTGAGCAAGGCTGACCCCGATTGGCTGCTCTGTTCCCTGGGCTCCACCCAGGGCTTGGTTCCAATTGTCTACGTCACCCTCAACAGCATGGAGGACAGCCAGGATGCCCCTGGTTTCGGGCAATGCTGA